One window of the Prionailurus bengalensis isolate Pbe53 chromosome E1, Fcat_Pben_1.1_paternal_pri, whole genome shotgun sequence genome contains the following:
- the ST6GALNAC2 gene encoding alpha-N-acetylgalactosaminide alpha-2,6-sialyltransferase 2 isoform X2 produces MGPPRGPLCWLLFLLTAACSGILLALYSSAVGPYPGPRSGARNATWSGTFFGREVSNAGTRKSPRCRHPLSLAIQKHPHFRALFNLSTPVLLSGGLFAQELWDSLSHYKAPYGWQGLSFQAINSTLSLLNDSESSKLFAASGKPLPNCVRCAVVGNGGILNGSRQGLNIDAHDYVFRLNGAVIKGFEKDVGTKTSFYGFTVNTMKNSLISYGNLGFTSVPQGQDLRYIFIPSDIRDYVMLRSAILGVPVPEGPDKGDRPQTYFGPEASAGKFKLLHPHFIGYLRERFLKSKLMNTNFGDLYMPSTGALMLLTALHTCDQVCLHLAQ; encoded by the exons ATGGGGCCCCCGCGCGGCCCGCTCTGCTGGCTGCTGTTCCTGCTCACGGCTGCCTGCTCGGGGATCCTCCTCGCTCTGTACTCCTCGGCGGTGGGGCCCTACCCGGGGCCCCGGTCTGGAGCCAG gAACGCCACATGGTCTGGAACATTCTTTGGACGCGAGGTGTCAAACGCCGGGACGAGAAAG AGCCCGCGCTGCCGACACCCGCTCTCTCTGGCCATCCAGAAGCACCCCCACTTCCGGGCCCTGTTCAATCTCTCCACTCCAGTGCTGCTCTCGGGGGGCCTCTTCGCTCAGGAGCTCTGGGACAGCCTGAGCCACTACAAAGCCCCCTATGGCTGGCAGGGGCTCTCCTTCCAAG CCATCAACTCCACCCTGAGCCTCCTGAATGACTCCGAGAGCTCCAAGCTGTTTGCCGCCTCCGGGAAGCCGCTTCCAAACTGCGTTCGCTGTGCAGTGGTGGGGAATGGAGGCATTCTGAATGGTTCCCGCCAGGGTCTGAACATCGATGCCCACGACTACGTCTTCAG ACTCAATGGCGCTGTGATCAAAGGCTTCGAGAAGGATGTGGGCACCAAGACCTCCTTCTATGGTTTCACTGTGAACACAATGAAGAACTCCCTCATCTCCTACGGGAACCTCGGCTTCACGTCTGTGCCACAAGGCCAG GACCTGCGCTATATCTTCATCCCCTCTGACATCCGTGACTATGTGATGCTGAGATCGGCCATTCTGGGTGTGCCTGTCCCTGAGGGCCCTGACAAAGGGGACAG GCCTCAGACCTATTTCGGACCAGAGGCCTCTGCCGGGAAATTCAAGCTGCTACATCCACACTTCATCGGCTACCTGAgggagag GTTTCTGAAATCAAAGTTGATGAACACAAATTTTGGAGACCTATATATGCCGAGCACTGGGGCCCTCATGCTGCTGACAGCTCTGCACACCTGTGACCAG